Below is a window of Paraburkholderia kururiensis DNA.
GCGCGAGCGGCCATCGCCGCTTTCGTGACCATCGCCTTCGCGATGCTCACCGCAGCGACCCTGCCGCGTGCCGCTCATGCTGCCGAGGCCGCCGAGGCCGTACCCGCGGAACTGAAGCTCGACTACGCGTACTACTCGCCCGAAAGCCTCGTGATTCGCCACTATGGCTGGCTCGAGGAAGCCTTTGCGCCCGACCATACGAAGATCACGTGGGTGCTGAGTCTCGGCAGCAACCGGGCGCTCGAATACCTGAACAGCGGCGCGATCCAGATCGGCTCCAGCGCGGGACTTGCCGCGGTGCTGGCCAAGGCGAACGGCAATCCCATCCGCACCGTCTACATCTTCTCGCGTCCGGAGTGGACGGCGCTGGTCGTGCGCAAGGACTCGAACATCCAGTCGCTCGCGCAGCTCAAGGGCAAGAAGATCGCCGCGACGAAGGGCACCGACCCGTATCTGTTCACCTTGCGCGCGTTGCACACGGCGGGCCTGTCCGCAGACGACGTCGAGATCGTCAATCTCCAGCATCCCGACGGGCGCACGGCCCTCGTCAACGGGCAGGTGGACGCGTGGGCCGGGCTCGATCCGCACATGGCCGCGGCGCAGGTCGACAACGGCGCGCGACTCCTGTACCGCAACGTGGACTTCAACACGTGGGGCTTTCTGAACGCACGCGAAGACTTCATCCAGCAGTACCCGGGCGCGCTCGCGCGCGTGCTGAAGGTCTACGAGAAAGCGCGGTTGTGGATCGCCGCGCATCCGGACGAGACCGCACAGATCGTCGCGAACGAATCGAAGGTGTCGCTCGCGGTGGCGAAGCTGCAATTGAGTCGCAACGACTTCAGCCAGCCGCAGCCGGGACCGAAGCAGATCGCGGCGCTCAAGGCCGCAGCGCCTATCCTCACGCAGGAGCAACTGGTGAAGCCGGGCACGAAGGTGGAGCAGGTCATCGACGCGTTGATCGACGTTCAGCCGGCTCAAGCCGTGATCGCGTCGACGGGCGCACCGTAAAGGACCGTGCAATGGCGATGGACGATTCGCTCGCGCCAGGCAAGACGAACGCATTTGGCGCCGTGCCTGCACACGAGGTGCGCGAGGTGCATGAGCGTGGTACGGCGCGCGCGGCCGCCGCGCCGCATGCCGCGGCGATACGCCATGACGCATCGGATTCCGGACACGCCGAAGCGGCGGAAAAGAGCCTGCGGCGATGGCATTGGGCGGGCCTCGCGCTGCCCGTCGTGTTTCTGTGCGCAATCGAACTGCTGGTTCGTGTGCAGATGTTGCCCGCCAACCTGGTGCCGGCGCCTTCGACGATCGCAGGCACGCTGGTTCACATGGGCGGCGAGCGGCTTCTGCGCCAGGTCGCCGCCAGTACGCTGCGCGTGCTCGCAGGC
It encodes the following:
- a CDS encoding aliphatic sulfonate ABC transporter substrate-binding protein, translating into MLTAATLPRAAHAAEAAEAVPAELKLDYAYYSPESLVIRHYGWLEEAFAPDHTKITWVLSLGSNRALEYLNSGAIQIGSSAGLAAVLAKANGNPIRTVYIFSRPEWTALVVRKDSNIQSLAQLKGKKIAATKGTDPYLFTLRALHTAGLSADDVEIVNLQHPDGRTALVNGQVDAWAGLDPHMAAAQVDNGARLLYRNVDFNTWGFLNAREDFIQQYPGALARVLKVYEKARLWIAAHPDETAQIVANESKVSLAVAKLQLSRNDFSQPQPGPKQIAALKAAAPILTQEQLVKPGTKVEQVIDALIDVQPAQAVIASTGAP